A region from the Actinoplanes sp. OR16 genome encodes:
- a CDS encoding pyridoxamine 5'-phosphate oxidase family protein: MPDSITPLASGTPLAETVAAYRTCEFATLTKSGSPVAWPTSGLVRADGTILLTTSLGYPRKALNVRRDGRVALLFSDPTASGLSEPAQILVRGVATCPDEVHTVPSGDLGTLWASLMERQPSSQAYLDWPATLLTDFYFMRLLITVTPTEVVERPLPASSAVSAAPGPAGLADSGLLGAAVLADFASVVLTAVDAGGAPVLVRTTVSTADGGYRVDVPADVPVAAGPAGLLVHRHDDKLAALYNASVRGELVADEDGWLLRPERVVEPGARHRGGPLDQLRIVRETRAATRRYLDRRQWARPSVPWADYRAIRARVRNHG; encoded by the coding sequence GTGCCCGACTCGATCACGCCACTGGCGTCCGGAACCCCCTTGGCCGAAACCGTCGCGGCCTATCGCACCTGCGAGTTCGCGACCCTCACGAAGAGCGGCTCGCCGGTCGCCTGGCCCACCTCCGGTCTGGTGAGGGCGGACGGGACGATCCTGCTCACCACCTCGCTGGGATATCCGCGGAAGGCGCTGAACGTGCGCCGGGACGGCCGGGTGGCGCTGCTCTTCTCGGACCCGACGGCGAGCGGCCTGTCCGAGCCGGCGCAGATCCTGGTCCGTGGTGTCGCGACGTGCCCGGACGAGGTGCACACGGTTCCGTCCGGCGATCTGGGGACGCTCTGGGCCAGCCTGATGGAGCGGCAGCCGAGCTCGCAGGCGTACCTCGACTGGCCGGCCACCCTGCTGACCGATTTCTACTTCATGCGCCTGCTGATCACGGTGACCCCGACCGAGGTGGTCGAGCGGCCGCTGCCGGCCTCCTCCGCGGTTTCGGCCGCGCCCGGGCCAGCCGGGCTCGCGGACAGCGGGTTGCTCGGCGCTGCGGTGCTGGCGGACTTCGCCTCGGTGGTGCTGACCGCTGTGGACGCCGGCGGCGCGCCGGTGCTGGTGCGGACCACCGTCTCCACGGCGGACGGCGGGTACCGGGTCGACGTGCCCGCTGACGTGCCGGTCGCGGCCGGGCCGGCGGGCCTCCTGGTGCACCGGCACGACGACAAGCTGGCCGCCCTCTACAACGCGAGCGTCCGGGGCGAGCTGGTGGCCGACGAGGACGGCTGGCTCCTGCGGCCCGAGCGGGTCGTCGAGCCGGGTGCCCGGCACAGGGGCGGGCCGCTCGACCAGCTCCGGATCGTCCGGGAGACCCGGGCTGCCACCAGGCGTTACCTGGACCGTCGGCAGTGGGCACGCCCGTCCGTGCCGTGGGCCGACTACCGGGCCATCCGAGCCCGCGTCCGCAACCACGGCTGA
- a CDS encoding polyprenyl synthetase family protein, producing MDASVSATLVAVEEALRGHVASADPLVAEAARHLADAGGKRFRPLLVALGAQFGDPSSPQIVDAANVVELTHLATLYHDDVMDEAAVRRGAPSANARWGNSVAILVGDYLFAQAADLAAQLGVEAVHLQAQTFARLVHGQIAETVGPRDRDPIEHYLHVITEKTASLIATAARFGGLFSGAPAEAVEALAQYGEIIGIAFQLSDDLLDIASESVQSGKTPGTDLREGVPTLPVLYALAGDDTDASAVRLRELLSGGPITDDALHAEALTLLRESAAMKQARETVRTYAEEARASLAPLPAGEPKRAMEALCDVIADRTN from the coding sequence ATGGACGCGTCGGTGTCGGCGACGCTGGTCGCCGTGGAGGAAGCGCTGCGTGGCCATGTCGCCAGCGCCGATCCGCTGGTGGCCGAGGCCGCGCGCCATCTCGCCGACGCCGGGGGCAAGCGGTTCAGGCCGCTGCTGGTGGCGCTCGGGGCGCAGTTCGGCGACCCCTCGTCCCCGCAGATCGTCGACGCGGCGAACGTGGTCGAGCTGACCCACCTGGCGACGCTCTACCACGACGACGTCATGGACGAGGCCGCCGTGCGCCGGGGCGCGCCGAGCGCGAACGCGCGCTGGGGCAACTCGGTGGCGATCCTGGTCGGCGACTACCTCTTCGCCCAGGCCGCCGATCTGGCCGCCCAGCTCGGCGTCGAGGCGGTGCACCTGCAGGCCCAGACGTTCGCGCGGCTGGTACACGGCCAGATCGCCGAGACCGTCGGCCCGCGTGACCGCGACCCGATCGAGCACTACCTGCACGTCATCACGGAGAAGACGGCGTCCCTGATCGCCACGGCGGCCCGGTTCGGCGGCCTCTTCTCCGGGGCGCCGGCCGAGGCCGTCGAGGCCCTCGCGCAGTACGGCGAGATCATCGGCATCGCCTTCCAGCTCTCCGACGACCTGCTCGACATCGCCTCCGAGTCGGTGCAGTCGGGCAAGACCCCCGGCACCGACCTGCGGGAGGGCGTGCCGACGCTGCCAGTGCTCTACGCGCTGGCCGGCGACGACACCGACGCGTCGGCGGTCCGGCTGCGGGAGCTGCTCTCGGGCGGCCCGATCACCGACGACGCCCTGCACGCCGAGGCGCTCACGCTGCTGCGCGAGTCGGCCGCGATGAAGCAGGCGCGCGAGACGGTGCGGACCTACGCGGAGGAGGCGCGGGCAAGCCTCGCCCCGCTGCCGGCGGGCGAGCCGAAGCGGGCGATGGAAGCCCTCTGCGACGTCATCGCCGACCGCACCAACTGA
- a CDS encoding MFS transporter: MRQAKINPDGTGFTSVNAGWATVGALTTTIAVSIPVFLVGGLAVQVGDELHFSPAGLGLAVSAYFGASALASVPAGALVERYGSTRIARSGITLAAVSLIAVAALARSLWTLVAILALGAAANAMGQLASNTSLSRHVPARRQGLTFGIKQAAIPVSTLLAGAAVPVVALTVGWRWAFVIAGVAAAAAIPLVPRDYRHRRRAAETGQATSALVVIGVAATLAAASANALGTFVVASAVDRGIDPGPAGLALTLGGAICALSRITGGWQADRRPDRQVGVIAALLATGAAGLALLAVPGPVPLVAGIVLGFGFGWAWPGLMNFAVVRLHPQAPAAATSITQTGVYAGGCVGPLGLGAVAHYAGYAVMWTTGAVAMLSAAALMLLGSRLLRRHGAV; the protein is encoded by the coding sequence GTGCGACAGGCGAAGATCAACCCCGACGGAACCGGTTTCACCAGCGTGAATGCGGGATGGGCGACGGTCGGCGCACTTACCACGACCATCGCTGTTTCGATACCGGTCTTCCTGGTGGGAGGTCTCGCCGTTCAGGTCGGCGACGAGCTCCATTTCTCGCCGGCCGGCCTCGGGCTCGCCGTCTCCGCCTACTTCGGAGCGAGCGCGCTCGCCTCGGTCCCGGCCGGCGCGCTCGTCGAACGGTACGGATCCACCCGAATCGCCCGATCCGGCATCACCCTCGCCGCCGTCTCGCTGATCGCCGTCGCCGCCCTCGCGCGGTCACTGTGGACACTCGTGGCGATCCTCGCCCTCGGCGCCGCCGCCAACGCGATGGGCCAGCTCGCGAGCAACACCAGCCTGTCCCGGCACGTGCCCGCCCGGCGGCAGGGGCTGACGTTCGGCATCAAACAGGCCGCCATCCCGGTCAGCACGCTCCTGGCCGGCGCGGCCGTACCGGTGGTGGCGCTGACCGTCGGCTGGCGATGGGCGTTCGTGATCGCCGGGGTGGCCGCCGCAGCCGCCATCCCGCTCGTGCCCCGTGATTACCGGCACCGCCGCCGGGCCGCCGAGACCGGGCAGGCCACCTCGGCGCTCGTCGTCATCGGTGTGGCGGCGACCCTCGCCGCCGCCTCCGCGAACGCGCTCGGCACCTTCGTGGTGGCCTCCGCCGTCGACCGGGGCATCGACCCGGGACCGGCCGGCCTCGCGCTCACGCTCGGCGGCGCGATCTGCGCGCTCTCCCGGATCACCGGCGGCTGGCAGGCCGACCGCCGCCCGGACCGCCAGGTCGGCGTGATCGCGGCGCTGCTCGCGACCGGTGCGGCGGGCCTCGCCCTGCTGGCCGTGCCCGGCCCGGTGCCACTGGTCGCCGGGATCGTGCTCGGCTTCGGTTTCGGCTGGGCCTGGCCGGGCCTGATGAACTTCGCGGTCGTCCGGCTCCACCCACAGGCGCCGGCCGCCGCCACCTCGATCACCCAGACCGGGGTGTACGCGGGAGGCTGCGTGGGGCCGCTAGGCCTGGGCGCGGTCGCGCACTACGCCGGTTACGCCGTCATGTGGACGACCGGAGCCGTGGCGATGCTGAGCGCGGCCGCCCTGATGCTGCTGGGCAGCCGCCTGCTGCGGAGGCACGGAGCGGTGTGA
- a CDS encoding IclR family transcriptional regulator codes for MRDPLAEPSDLIRSVSRALRVLESVGRAPRGLTVKQIARRCELTVATTYHLVRTLAYEGYVIRREDGTYIVGLEIADRYRELVSAFRGPPAVGEALRRAALDTGYSHYLGRFVGGRIAVTASAEGARSPFLDDVAPGFDEGGHATALGKALLATLTPDQRSRYLRDYGMRGFTPATLTTPEALEADLAAGERRGMQIEMGQFRQGLASAAVVVVADRDMERRLVLACSMPAAEMLTSARVVRAKLTAAARNVAEALSGGESATA; via the coding sequence GTGCGTGACCCGCTAGCGGAGCCGTCAGATCTCATCCGGAGCGTGTCGCGTGCCCTGCGCGTGCTGGAGTCGGTCGGCCGTGCCCCGCGTGGACTCACCGTCAAGCAGATCGCCCGGCGATGCGAGCTGACCGTCGCGACGACCTATCACCTCGTGCGGACCCTCGCCTACGAGGGATACGTGATCCGCCGCGAGGACGGCACGTACATCGTGGGCCTGGAGATCGCCGATCGGTACCGCGAGCTGGTCTCCGCGTTCCGGGGCCCGCCGGCCGTCGGGGAGGCGCTGCGCCGTGCCGCGCTGGACACCGGTTACAGCCACTACCTGGGCCGGTTCGTCGGTGGCCGGATCGCCGTGACCGCGTCGGCGGAGGGCGCCCGCTCGCCGTTCCTCGACGACGTCGCCCCCGGCTTCGACGAGGGCGGCCACGCCACGGCGCTCGGCAAGGCGCTGCTCGCCACGCTGACGCCGGATCAGCGGTCGCGTTACCTCCGCGACTACGGGATGCGCGGCTTCACGCCGGCGACGCTCACCACGCCGGAGGCGCTCGAGGCCGATCTCGCGGCCGGTGAACGTCGGGGCATGCAGATCGAAATGGGACAGTTCCGGCAAGGTCTGGCATCCGCCGCCGTGGTCGTCGTCGCCGATCGGGACATGGAGCGCCGGCTCGTGCTGGCCTGCTCGATGCCCGCCGCCGAGATGCTGACCTCGGCAAGGGTGGTCCGGGCGAAGCTGACCGCCGCCGCCCGCAACGTCGCCGAAGCCCTCTCCGGAGGCGAGTCCGCGACCGCCTGA
- a CDS encoding anti-sigma factor codes for MPRTRDRDGRIRLEAVRMRCEDGHDDAAYVLGALSPAERAAYERHLAACSFCREAVADLSAVPDMLDRLDADEFAKLLDPTLTGPPPRVSFNPAISSSPPRPSRRRNFSIRLLSTAAAFVLVILIGGGVAAWTLNQDTPTTPPPGPAVAMKPVEDVSPITATVRLTSTAGGTKVEMNCSYSGSADQAYTFRLIAYGPDEEKEQLGSWLAQPGTDFRMPGATHFGEGSLSRLEIVRFDGKAMLVYEPPGFD; via the coding sequence ATGCCGCGTACCAGAGACCGGGACGGACGGATCCGGCTGGAGGCGGTACGCATGCGATGCGAGGACGGGCACGATGACGCCGCCTATGTCCTCGGCGCGCTGTCGCCGGCGGAGCGGGCCGCGTACGAACGTCATCTCGCTGCCTGCTCGTTCTGCCGGGAAGCGGTCGCCGATCTGTCCGCGGTGCCGGACATGCTCGACCGTCTCGACGCCGACGAGTTCGCGAAGCTGCTCGACCCCACCCTGACCGGGCCGCCGCCACGCGTCTCGTTCAACCCGGCGATCTCGTCGTCGCCGCCCCGGCCGTCGCGACGCCGCAACTTCTCGATCCGCCTGCTCAGCACGGCGGCTGCCTTCGTACTGGTGATCCTGATCGGTGGTGGTGTGGCGGCCTGGACGCTGAACCAGGACACGCCGACGACACCGCCACCAGGACCAGCCGTCGCGATGAAACCGGTCGAGGACGTCTCCCCGATCACCGCGACGGTCCGGCTCACGAGCACCGCGGGTGGCACCAAGGTCGAGATGAACTGCTCCTACAGCGGATCGGCGGACCAGGCCTACACGTTCCGGCTGATCGCGTACGGGCCGGACGAGGAGAAGGAGCAGCTCGGCTCCTGGCTGGCACAGCCCGGCACCGATTTCCGGATGCCCGGCGCCACCCACTTCGGCGAAGGCAGCCTGTCCCGCCTCGAGATCGTCCGGTTCGACGGCAAGGCGATGCTGGTCTACGAACCCCCGGGATTCGATTGA
- the rarD gene encoding EamA family transporter RarD produces MSDERRGYLYGLTAYTLWGFFPIYFKLLQPSPPLEILSHRIVWSVLFVALLLSVARNWSFLGRLLRTPKLLGGITLAAVLIGINWGTYIAAVNSSRVVETALGYFITPLVSILLGVTVLREQVRVWQWVAVGIGALAVGILTVDYGHLPYIALTLAASFGCYGLIKKRMSLPPAEGLFVESGVLALPAFAYLTWLNLSGGAEFGHVSTTHTLLMLVSGVATAVPLLLFAGAANRVPLVGLGILQYVAPILQLACGVLLYHEPMPPARLAGFALVWLALIVFTVDGIRHTRTAARARAAAGATAATAGPATAALPSR; encoded by the coding sequence ATGAGCGATGAGCGGCGCGGATATCTGTACGGCCTCACGGCGTACACGCTCTGGGGCTTCTTCCCCATCTATTTCAAGTTGCTGCAGCCGTCCCCGCCGCTGGAGATCCTCTCGCACCGGATCGTCTGGTCGGTGCTCTTCGTGGCGCTGCTGCTCAGCGTGGCCCGCAACTGGTCGTTCCTGGGCCGGTTGCTGCGCACACCCAAGCTGCTCGGCGGGATCACCCTGGCCGCGGTGCTGATCGGCATCAACTGGGGCACCTACATCGCGGCGGTGAACTCGTCCCGGGTGGTGGAGACCGCCCTCGGCTACTTCATCACGCCGCTGGTCAGCATCCTGCTCGGCGTCACCGTGCTGCGCGAGCAGGTGCGCGTCTGGCAGTGGGTGGCGGTCGGCATCGGCGCGCTGGCCGTCGGGATCCTCACCGTCGACTACGGCCACCTGCCCTACATCGCTCTCACCCTGGCCGCGTCGTTCGGCTGCTACGGCCTGATCAAGAAGCGCATGTCGCTGCCGCCGGCCGAGGGCCTGTTCGTCGAGTCGGGTGTTCTCGCACTGCCCGCGTTCGCGTACCTGACCTGGCTCAACCTCTCCGGTGGCGCCGAGTTCGGGCACGTGTCGACGACCCACACGCTGCTCATGCTGGTCTCCGGCGTGGCCACCGCGGTGCCGCTGCTGCTCTTCGCGGGCGCCGCGAACCGGGTTCCGCTCGTCGGCCTCGGCATCCTGCAGTACGTCGCGCCGATCCTGCAGCTGGCCTGCGGTGTCCTGCTCTACCACGAGCCGATGCCGCCGGCCCGGCTAGCCGGATTCGCGCTGGTCTGGCTCGCGCTGATCGTCTTCACCGTCGACGGCATCCGGCACACCCGGACGGCCGCCCGGGCACGTGCGGCGGCCGGCGCGACGGCCGCCACCGCCGGGCCGGCCACCGCCGCCCTGCCCTCCCGCTGA
- a CDS encoding phage holin family protein encodes MGILIRLLITAVSLWIATLVIDGIDLTSDTAAGKAGTLIAVAVIFGVVNAVLRPIIKVLGCGLYVLTLGLIALVVNGLLFMLTSWIAGQVGLGFHVDSFWPAALLGALLVGIVSWVLNMLVPDGDD; translated from the coding sequence ATGGGCATCCTCATCAGGCTGTTGATCACGGCCGTCTCGCTGTGGATCGCGACCCTGGTGATCGACGGAATCGACCTGACCTCCGACACCGCTGCCGGTAAAGCCGGCACGCTGATCGCCGTCGCGGTGATCTTCGGTGTGGTCAACGCGGTTCTGCGGCCGATCATCAAGGTCCTCGGTTGCGGTCTCTACGTTCTCACGCTCGGCCTGATCGCGCTCGTCGTGAACGGCCTGCTCTTCATGCTGACCAGCTGGATCGCGGGGCAGGTCGGCCTCGGCTTCCACGTCGACAGCTTCTGGCCGGCCGCGCTGCTCGGCGCGCTGCTGGTCGGCATCGTGAGCTGGGTGCTCAACATGCTGGTCCCGGACGGCGACGACTAG